The following are encoded in a window of Lampris incognitus isolate fLamInc1 chromosome 15, fLamInc1.hap2, whole genome shotgun sequence genomic DNA:
- the si:ch211-22i13.2 gene encoding protein FAM133, whose protein sequence is MSAKVEPKVRSESSTRSDDKRGSRSTGREKRKRKRSRSRSSSSSPSSSSSSSSSSSSSSSSSSSCSSRSSSASRSSSSSSNDSRSKSRKQSKKKKKEKQQKKDQKKKKGKRHKRKKDKQNRGKEESSGPVQISKYLKERKKGGKYSMISGKRIKMKVKKSKKDKQQDKNRAELLEFLNSTL, encoded by the exons ATG TCAGCGAAAGTGGAGCCCAAAGTAAGAAGTGAGTCCAGCACAAGATCGGATGATAAAAGGGGGTCAAGGAGCACAG ggagagaaaaaaggaagcgGAAACGTAGCCGCAGCAGATCTTCTTCATCATCTCCTTCCAGCTCATCgtcttcatcatcctcatcatcttcatcatcatcctcttcatcatcctgCTCTTCACGTTCATCCAGTGCCAGTCGGAGTAGTTCTAGTAGCAGCAATG ATTCCCGCAGTAAATCCAGAAAGCAAtctaagaaaaagaagaaggagaaacaaCAGAAAAAG gaccagaaaaagaaaaaggggaagagGCATAAACGTAAAAAGGACAAGCAAAATAGAGGGAAAGAAGAAAGCTCTGGACCTGTGCAGATTTCCAAG TACTTGAAAGAGCGAAAGAAAGGTGGAAAGTACAGCATGATCTCAGGGAAGAGGATAAAGATGAAAGTGAAGAAATCAAAGAAGGACAAACAG CAAGACAAAAATCGTGCAGAGCTACTCGAGTTCCTCAACTCCACACTGTGA